In Coriobacteriia bacterium, a single genomic region encodes these proteins:
- a CDS encoding LmbE family protein, whose translation MTQAPYDAVCVGAHPDDVEIGMGATVAKLTASGARVAIVDLTNGEPTP comes from the coding sequence ATGACCCAGGCACCCTACGATGCCGTGTGTGTCGGCGCCCATCCCGACGACGTCGAGATCGGCATGGGGGCGACCGTCGCCAAGCTGACCGCGTCTGGCGCTCGGGTGGCGATAGTCGACCTCACTAACGGCGAACCCACTCC